The segment GGGCCATCCATGGCCCAACACGGCTCTCCCGGCATCCATGCCGGTCGACCCACTACGCAGCACCTCCTCTCGGCCTCCCGAGGGGCGGGTAGATCAAAATCCCGCCGAGGCGGCCGACCTGTTTGGTGCGCATCTACTGCGCCATCTTGTGTAGCCGCTCAGGAGCGTAGCGAGGCTGCGACGGGTTGCGCAGAACCCTTCTCCTTGACCAAAAGCGAAGGCCCTGCGGCAGCGGTTACAGGTTTGGTGATGACTGATCCCAATCACCCGGTTGAGGGCAACTGTTTGGGTGTGCTCGGCAGTTTCTGTTAGGGAAACTCTGAAAAAGACTTCCATCTCTGGTGAAATACACGCCTCACACGAACTGAACGGCTGAGCCCCGATGAAACAGATGTCCTTCGCCGATGCCGAGTACGCCGGCAAACGTAAGCAGACCCGCCGCGAGCGTTTCCTGATCGAGATGGATCAGGTCGTGCCCTGGAAGGGTTTGATTGCCTTGATCGAGCCGCATTATCCGAAGGGCGACGGTGGTCGTCCGGCGTATCCGTTGATGGCCATGCTGCGGGTTCATCTGATGCAGAACTGGTTCGGCTACAGCGATCCGGCGATGGAAGAAGCACTTTACGAGACGACGATTTTGCGCCAGTTTTCGGGGCTGCATCTGGATCGGATTCCTGACGAAACCACGATCCTTAACTTCCGACGTCTGTTGGAAAAACATGAGCTGGCCGGCGGGATTTTGCAGGTCATCAACGGCTATCTGGGCGACCGTGGTTTGATGCTGCGCCAAGGTACGGTGGTCGATGCGACGATCATTCATGCGCCAAGTTCGACCAAGAACAAGGACGGTAAGCGCGATCCCGAAATGCACCAGACGAAGAAAGGAAATCAGTATTTCTTCGGGATGAAAGCGCATATCGGCGTTGATGCCGAATCCGGCTTAGTGCATAGCCTGGTGGGCACGGCGGCCAATGTGGCGGACGTGACGCAGGTCGATCAGTTGCTGCATGGCGAGGAGTCTTACGTGTCTGGCGATGCCGGTTACACCGGCGTGGACAAGCGTCCTGAGCATCAGAATCGCAAGATGATCTGGTCGATTGCGGCGCGGCCCAGCAGCTACAAAAAGCACGGAAAACAGAGTTTGATCGGTAGTCTGCGGCGCAAGATCGAATACGCCAAGGCCCAAGTACGCGCCAAGGTTGAACATCCGTTTCGGGTCATCAAGCGTCAGTTTGGCTATACGAAAGTGCGCTTTCGCGGCCTGATGAAAAACACCGCGCAACAGGCCACGCTATTTGCCCTGTCGAACCTGTGGATGATGCGAAAACGGCTGCTGGCTGCGGGAGAGGTGCGCCTGTAATGCGGGAAAAGCGCCTTGAAAAGGCGTTGTTCAAGGGTGAAACGATGAGTTAAGAACAGGAAAGGTCTGATTTCTGACCAAGCCAGCGTTTTTTGAACCTCAACCAAGGAGGGCATCAAAAATCGCTGACTACTTCAGACCTTCCTTAGGGAAACTCTGAAAAAGACTTCCATCTCTGGTGAAATACACGCCTCACACGAACTGAACGGCTGAGCCCCGATGAAACAGATGTCCTTCGCCGATGCCGAGTACGCCGGCAAACGTAAGCAGACCCGCCGCGAGCGTTTCCTGATCGAGATGGATCAGGTCGTGCCCTGGAAGGGTTTGATTGCCTTGATCGAGCCGCATTATCCGAAGGGCGACGGTGGTCGTCCGGCGTATCCGTTGATGGCCATGCTGCGGGTTCATCTGATGCAGAACTGGTTCGGCTACAGCGATCCGGCGATGGAAGAAGCACTTTACGAGACGACGATTTTGCGCCAGTTTTCGGGGCTGCATCTGGATCGGATTCCTGACGAAACCACGATCCTTAACTTCCGACGTCTGTTGGAAAAACATGAGCTGGCCGGCGGGATTTTGCAGGTCATCAACGGCTATCTGGGCGACCGTGGTTTGATGCTGCGCCAAGGTACGGTGGTCGATGCGACGATCATTCATGCGCCAAGTTCGACCAAGAACAAGGACGGTAAGCGCGATCCCGAAATGCACCAGACGAAGAAAGGAAATCAGTATTTCTTCGGGATGAAAGCGCATATCGGCGTTGATGCCGAATCCGGCTTAGTGCATAGCCTGGTGGGCACGGCGGCCAATGTGGCGGACGTGACGCAGGTCGATCAGTTGCTGCATGGCGAGGAGTCTTACGTGTCTGGCGATGCCGGTTACACCGGCGTGGACAAGCGTCCTGAGCATCAGAATCGCAAGATGATCTGGTCGATTGCGGCGCGGCCCAGCAGCTACAAAAAGCACGGAAAACAGAGTTTGATCGGTAGTCTGCGGCGCAAGATCGAATACGCCAAGGCCCAAGTACGCGCCAAGGTTGAACATCCGTTTCGGGTCATCAAGCGTCAGTTTGGCTATACGAAAGTGCGCTTTCGCGGCCTGATGAAAAACACCGCGCAACAGGCCACGCTATTTGCCCTGTCGAACCTGTGGATGATGCGAAAACGGCTGCTGGCTGCGGGAGAGGTGCGCCTGTAATGCGGGAAAAGCGCCTTGAAAAGGCGTTGTTCAAGGGTGAAACGATGAGTTAAGAACAGGAAAGGTCTGATTTCTGACCAAGCCAGCGTTTTTTGAACCTCAACCAAGGAGGGCATCAAAAATCGCTGACTACTTCAGACCTTCCTTAGAGGCGACTCAGTGATAGGAGGCGATTTATGCCCAACACTCTATTAATACTTTGATTGCTGATGAATAAGTTTTACGGATTGTTTCCTGTGTTTAAAATTAAACTAAATGTTCTTGATTAAATATTTCGTCTGAACAGTGATTTAAGTGTGTCTTAAGGCTAGGTGTGTAGTCTGGTGTAGGGCGTTTCTATATATTTATTATTGTATTAATTATTGTGCTGGGGTAGGTTTTGGTGCGCTGATTGTAATGATTGGTTGTGGTTTGAATGTTCTATATCGATCTTCTGCTAGGTGCTCGGAGGTTGAAATGAATTTGGCCAGTATCGGTAATACACCGCTGGTGGAGCTAACGAAGCTTGCCTTAAACGGAGGTCGCTTGTTTGCCAAGTGTGAACATATGAATCCCTCAGGTAGTCATAAGGACAGGACGTACTTAAATATTGTCACGGTGTTGGAAGGTGAAGGGGCTATTCATAAAGGTATGACCCTTGTTGATTGCTCCACTGGGAACGGTGGTGCCGCACTTGCCTGGATAGGTAGGGAGAAAGGGTATAAGGTTAAAATATTCATGCCTGAAGGGATGACGCAGGAGCGTAAGGATCAAATACATGCTTATGGCGCAAGCTTTATTGAAACGCCGAAAGAAACTTTTTTAATCGGAGCTGCCGATGCTGCTCGGGAGTATGTCCAGCGTCATTCTGACGGGCATATGTTCTTTCTAGATCAATCCAGTACGTTGCTAAACAAATTTGCTTGGCATGCCTGTGGTGAAGAAATTGTCAGTGCCTTGAATAGAGTCTCTATGACGCCCGATTATTTTATTTGTTCAATCGGCACGGGCGGGACGTTTTGTGGTATTGCTGAGGTGTTGAAGCGGGATTACCCAATGATCAAGACTGTCGGCATTGAGGTTGACAGTTCTGCACCGTTGTATTCCGCCAGGCGAGGGTTGGAATTCGAGCACTGTCCTCATAATTTAATGGGGTTGGGTGCAGGGGAGGTGTCCATCAATACGGTGACTGAATTAATTGATGATGTAGTGGTAGTTGCAGGCGATGCTGCTTGGGATAGGATGAAAGCGTTTGTAGTCGAAGATGAGTTTGATATTGGTCCCACCTGTGGAGCCAATCTGATAGTGTGCGAGCATCTTGCGCAATTAAATCAGGGTAAAAACATAGTTACTGTTTTTTTTGATAATGCCTGGAAGTACAAAAGTCGTTGGGGTGGAGTGTATCCTGAGTACGTGGAGATAAAATGATGCTCCTTAAAGAAGTATACGAAAACGCCAAAGTTGTGAGTGCGAAGGGTATTTTGATAACGGTAAATGAATTCACGGATCAATTGCCCGCCTTGCGTCCAAAGGTACTTTTGGACGTTGCTCATGCTGTGATAAGGCTGATGGATCTGAGTGTCGATAAAATCGTAACGGAAGAGGACAAAGGTGCTCCGCTGGCAACGGCGATATCCATTTTGACGGGTATTCCCTTGGCAATGGCGCGATGGTACTCATACAGCCTTGACGAAGTGAATGATGTCTGTGTGGATATTCGCTCCGAATATTA is part of the Pseudomonas sp. ML2-2023-3 genome and harbors:
- a CDS encoding phosphoribosyltransferase family protein is translated as MMLLKEVYENAKVVSAKGILITVNEFTDQLPALRPKVLLDVAHAVIRLMDLSVDKIVTEEDKGAPLATAISILTGIPLAMARWYSYSLDEVNDVCVDIRSEYYEGKLYLNGIEPGDKVAIVDDTLSTGGAVISLVNAVRKSGAEVVDVVCAVEKVQNMGCRHVLDKTGITVKTLMKITLMENRVNVLG
- a CDS encoding pyridoxal-phosphate dependent enzyme, with amino-acid sequence MNLASIGNTPLVELTKLALNGGRLFAKCEHMNPSGSHKDRTYLNIVTVLEGEGAIHKGMTLVDCSTGNGGAALAWIGREKGYKVKIFMPEGMTQERKDQIHAYGASFIETPKETFLIGAADAAREYVQRHSDGHMFFLDQSSTLLNKFAWHACGEEIVSALNRVSMTPDYFICSIGTGGTFCGIAEVLKRDYPMIKTVGIEVDSSAPLYSARRGLEFEHCPHNLMGLGAGEVSINTVTELIDDVVVVAGDAAWDRMKAFVVEDEFDIGPTCGANLIVCEHLAQLNQGKNIVTVFFDNAWKYKSRWGGVYPEYVEIK
- a CDS encoding IS5 family transposase yields the protein MKQMSFADAEYAGKRKQTRRERFLIEMDQVVPWKGLIALIEPHYPKGDGGRPAYPLMAMLRVHLMQNWFGYSDPAMEEALYETTILRQFSGLHLDRIPDETTILNFRRLLEKHELAGGILQVINGYLGDRGLMLRQGTVVDATIIHAPSSTKNKDGKRDPEMHQTKKGNQYFFGMKAHIGVDAESGLVHSLVGTAANVADVTQVDQLLHGEESYVSGDAGYTGVDKRPEHQNRKMIWSIAARPSSYKKHGKQSLIGSLRRKIEYAKAQVRAKVEHPFRVIKRQFGYTKVRFRGLMKNTAQQATLFALSNLWMMRKRLLAAGEVRL